In the genome of Paenibacillus pabuli, the window GCAGGATGCTGAGAGCTTGGCCGATTACTTTATCGATGTGTATGCACCGAGCCGGAGTGACAAGAATGAGCTGCGGAAGTTCGAAGGTTTTATCGTGGATGGGCCTGAGTATGTAACGGTGTTCGAAGGAGAGTCAGGCAAAGAGTTGGAGACCATTCCTTATGAGCCAGGACGGCAGGATGATGGATTGATGTGGGGCGATTACGCAATGGCTCGTATTGAACCGGCGAACCGGGTAGATCGTTTCCTGGCAGGCGTGGCATATCTGGACGGGAAGCAACCATCAGCAATCTTTGCTCGTGGGTACTATACACGTTCCACCATGGTCGCCTACAACTGGGATGGCAAAAAGCTTAAGCGTGAATGGAAAGTGGACAGTGGCTGGACACCGATGAAGAACCCATTCAATGACGGTCCGCATGGGGTGGAGGGTACTGACCCGGTGTATGGTTCCATCACAACGCAAGGCGCGCACTATTTCAGTGTCGCTGATGTGGATGGAGACGGTAAACAGGAGATTGTGTACGGCTCTGCCACCATTGATCATGATGGCAGTGTGCTGTACAGCTCCAAGGACCTGATGCCTGCGGAGAGTGCTGCACCGGGAACGATTGCGCGTCTGGGTCATGGGGATGCGCTTCATGTAGCGGATATTGATCCGGATCGTCCGGGACTGGAGATCTTTATGGTGCATGAGGGTGGTCCTTGGGCGCCATACGGATATTCCCTGCGGGATGCGAAGACCGGGGAAGTGATCTATGGCGGATACACGGGCAAAGATACCGGACGCGGCATGGTTGGTGATGTGGACCCGACCCGCCGTGGGTTGGAGACATGGGCCGTGGGATTGTGGACAGCCAGCGGTGAGAAAATAAGCGATAAAGCCCCTGGTACCAATATGAACATTCGCTGGGCGGCCGATATGACAACTCAAATTGTGGACGGGGCCATCAATGTCACGCCTACGATCAAGGATTGGAATCGGGGCACGCTGCTGACCGCAACCGGAACGTTGACCAACAATTATACCAAAGGTACGCCATCTCTCGTCGCAGATATCTTCGGGGATTGGCGGGAAGAGATGCTGGTGAGAACCGAGGACAGCTCGGCAATTCGCATCTACCTGAGCACCGAGAAGACCGACCGTAAACTGTACACGCTGATGCATGACGCGATGTATCGTGTCGGCATTGCTGGACAGAACAGTGGATACAATCAACCGTCCTATCCGTCCTTCTACATGGCATCGGATATCGACTGGTCGAAGGTTACACTGCCCAAGTTCCATACGCCCAAGTCGGGCAAAGGTGGAAAGTGAGAAGTAATAGGCGATAAGTAGAAGTAAGAAGTTTGCCCTAAATGCAGCGCTTCTTAGATTGGTTGAAACCGCACTACCAGCATGGTGATATCGGTGAATGCCTGGTGGAAGACTTCGTTCCAAAGGGTGATTAACCGAAATCATACCTATTTCAACAGTATTCATTTGTTCTCGATCATGTTAGCAATGGTGTTACAGCGGAACTCTGGAGTGACCTCAGTGCGTTTTGCATACGGGAGGTTACCCGGAGTTTTTTTTGATATGGCTAAACCGAAACATCAGACGGCATCATCATTTCAAATGAGCAACGGACGCAAAATCTTGAATGGTGTATTTGCCGTTTTCATGAATCAATGTGGTGATGGAGCATTCGGGAATCAGCTGACTTTGCATGGCTATAAAATCAGGATGCCAGACGTTAAGTTCATTCGCTGGGAATGTGTTTACCAGAAAATCCGT includes:
- a CDS encoding rhamnogalacturonan lyase, with protein sequence MPLAAKMLSSALSVALLVAGTAGASGAAVSNGNSAAEAGLQSHKGGGPLKDIQLEYLDRGLVAASTSEGVFLSWRLLGDEATGYSDKGLTGTDFNVYRDGKKIATVTDSTNYVDTAGKSSSRYEVAAVSNKGKESKRSASVKPWANGYVDIPLQKPADGVTPVGEAFTYSANDMSVGDVDGDGQYEFFVKWDPSNSKDVSQKGYTGKTYVDCYTLDGQLLYRIDLGVNIRSGAHYTQMLVYDFDGDGKAEMMFKTAPGTKIIKYNKKGKVTSEKYITLPKQDRKAGYSNEDDYRLSADGYYDHVVDMFKNWHKHEEVVKGNWPATLEEAFGIEKKYSYPLSQQDAESLADYFIDVYAPSRSDKNELRKFEGFIVDGPEYVTVFEGESGKELETIPYEPGRQDDGLMWGDYAMARIEPANRVDRFLAGVAYLDGKQPSAIFARGYYTRSTMVAYNWDGKKLKREWKVDSGWTPMKNPFNDGPHGVEGTDPVYGSITTQGAHYFSVADVDGDGKQEIVYGSATIDHDGSVLYSSKDLMPAESAAPGTIARLGHGDALHVADIDPDRPGLEIFMVHEGGPWAPYGYSLRDAKTGEVIYGGYTGKDTGRGMVGDVDPTRRGLETWAVGLWTASGEKISDKAPGTNMNIRWAADMTTQIVDGAINVTPTIKDWNRGTLLTATGTLTNNYTKGTPSLVADIFGDWREEMLVRTEDSSAIRIYLSTEKTDRKLYTLMHDAMYRVGIAGQNSGYNQPSYPSFYMASDIDWSKVTLPKFHTPKSGKGGK